The Kiritimatiellia bacterium genome has a window encoding:
- a CDS encoding class I SAM-dependent methyltransferase has translation MTKDQRGRSKSGEGMHRAWDKYRETDAEYFKYIAWLERQRFDTRELVFNYPVFVGQVNLARHLMMYDLYARVRELSGNIADIGTFKGASFLFFAKLVALFERASTTQVHGFDWFRGMAPGRRDSTKAGQYRASYGMLSAMVRRQGLGDVAVLHRMDLVRQFSPFLDRNPQMRFKLSFVDCGIEAVLNAVVGPLWQRTVPGGIMIFDHYGSEASPTESAAVEAVIGSCRIRHFPHVRQATAYVIKE, from the coding sequence ATGACGAAAGACCAGCGGGGACGGTCGAAGAGCGGCGAGGGCATGCATCGGGCGTGGGACAAGTACAGAGAGACCGATGCCGAGTACTTCAAGTACATCGCCTGGCTTGAGCGCCAGCGGTTTGACACCCGCGAACTGGTGTTCAATTACCCGGTCTTTGTCGGCCAGGTAAACCTGGCGCGGCACCTGATGATGTACGACTTGTACGCGCGAGTCCGCGAGTTGTCGGGCAACATCGCGGATATCGGGACGTTCAAGGGCGCATCCTTCCTCTTTTTTGCCAAGCTCGTGGCCCTTTTCGAGCGGGCATCCACCACGCAGGTCCATGGATTTGACTGGTTCCGCGGCATGGCGCCGGGACGCCGGGATTCCACGAAGGCGGGCCAATACAGGGCCAGCTACGGCATGCTGTCCGCCATGGTGCGGCGGCAGGGGCTGGGCGACGTGGCGGTCCTGCACCGGATGGACCTTGTCCGGCAGTTTTCTCCGTTTCTTGATCGCAATCCGCAGATGCGGTTCAAGTTGAGTTTCGTGGATTGCGGAATCGAAGCGGTGCTCAATGCCGTCGTGGGCCCGCTGTGGCAGCGTACGGTGCCGGGGGGCATCATGATCTTCGACCACTACGGCTCGGAGGCTTCGCCTACGGAAAGCGCGGCCGTGGAAGCGGTGATC
- a CDS encoding acyl carrier protein: protein MDTQTWLKNWLQARGRGEPGALGSNDDFVALGVLDSFGTVELISATEEHYGIEFEPGDFQDKAFTTIAGFCGAIDRRCKQKGDRP from the coding sequence ATGGATACGCAAACATGGCTGAAAAACTGGCTGCAGGCCCGGGGGCGTGGAGAGCCCGGGGCCCTGGGCTCGAATGACGATTTTGTGGCCTTGGGCGTTCTGGACTCGTTCGGGACCGTTGAATTGATCAGCGCCACCGAAGAGCACTACGGCATCGAGTTCGAACCCGGAGATTTTCAAGACAAGGCGTTCACCACCATCGCCGGGTTCTGCGGCGCTATAGACAGGCGCTGCAAGCAGAAGGGGGATCGGCCATGA